Proteins from a single region of Punica granatum isolate Tunisia-2019 chromosome 8, ASM765513v2, whole genome shotgun sequence:
- the LOC116189058 gene encoding WAT1-related protein At4g08290-like translates to MGKLCPSEVFNKVKPYLLMVSLQFGTAGLYIISMATLNRGMSRCVLIVYRNAVAALVISPFALVLERKIRPKMTFSIFLQIMALGFLEPILDQNFAYLGMTYTSASFTSAIMNAVPSVTFVMAVIFRIDRVKIREIPGLVKIVGTIVTFAGALVMTLYKGPIINMIRSRNHASSGTADDPSDKHWVTGTIFILIGCCAWSAFYILQSITIKKYPAELSLSSLICLMGAVQSAAVALVAERHPAAWAVGWDSRLLAPVYTGVISSGVTYYVQGLVMKTRGPVFVTAFNPLCMIIVAALGTIILAEKLYLGSIIGGIVIAFGLYSVVLKGWQKCRIRPRMGKLDQP, encoded by the exons ATGGGGAAATTATGTCCGAGTGAGGTGTTCAATAAGGTGAAACCCTACTTGCTGATGGTGAGCTTACAATTTGGAACAGCTGGATTGTACATAATAAGCATGGCGACACTCAACCGCGGGATGAGCCGATGTGTTCTTATTGTCTACAGGAATGCCGTTGCTGCCCTCGTTATTTCTCCTTTTGCCCTTGTTCTTGAAAG GAAAATAAGGCCAAAGATGACATTCTCAATATTCTTACAGATAATGGCTCTTGGGTTTCTTGA ACCAATCCTGGATCAGAATTTTGCATACTTGGGAATGACGTACACGTCTGCATCATTTACGTCTGCAATTATGAATGCCGTTCCGTCCGTTACTTTTGTCATGGCCGTTATTTTCAG GATAGACCGAGTGAAGATAAGGGAAATACCAGGGCTAGTCAAAATTGTAGGGACAATCGTGACATTCGCGGGGGCACTTGTGATGACACTGTACAAAGGGCCGATCATCAACATGATACGGTCAAGAAACCATGCCAGCAGTGGAACGGCGGACGATCCCTCTGACAAGCACTGGGTCACCGGCACCATCTTTATCCTCATCGGTTGCTGTGCCTGGTCTGCTTTCTATATATTGCAA TCAATAACAATAAAGAAGTATCCGGCGGAGCTGTCACTATCGTCGTTGATATGTTTGATGGGAGCAGTGCAAAGTGCGGCAGTAGCCCTCGTAGCGGAGCGCCACCCAGCGGCTTGGGCTGTCGGCTGGGATTCTCGTCTTCTTGCCCCTGTTTATACT GGAGTAATTAGCTCCGGTGTTACGTATTATGTTCAAGGTTTAGTGATGAAAACAAGAGGGCCGGTGTTCGTGACAGCATTCAACCCTTTGTGCATGATCATTGTTGCTGCCTTGGGCACCATCATCTTAGCTGAAAAGCTCTACCTCGGAAG TATAATTGGGGGCATTGTCATAGCTTTTGGGCTTTACTCGGTGGTGCTAAAGGGGTGGCAAAAATGTAGAATTCGCCCAAGGATGGGCAAGCTGGACCAACCATAA